TGGTTGGTACGCTGGTTTTGGTGCTGGATATCAGCATCTTAAATCAAATGGAAGTGCCAAATTTAGATTGACAGGTGCTGGCAATTTTTCTTCTGCTAACAATGAATTAAAAGAGAATGGATTCCTAGCAGAAATTCATGGTGGGTACAGTGAGACCCAAGAGGATTCATTGTATTATGGTGGAAAACTGCTTTTAAATATATCTACCGCACAGGCTAGTAACAAAGTAGAATTCACAAATGCAGAATTCGAAAACAAATTCAAACAAGATGTTAATGGGTCTGTTTTAGCTCAGTTTGGTTTCCTAGCGGATTCGGATACTGCCATCTACGGGACGTTAGGTGTTTCATATAGTTACTTCACCTATAAGCATGTTGAAACAGGTTCCACCGATTCTAAATGGAAAGTTGGTTTTCCATTTGGACTAGGTGTTAGGACTTCAATAGAGAAGGACGTTAGTCTTTCTGTGGAGGGTATATATACCATCTATAGCTCATTTT
This DNA window, taken from Alphaproteobacteria bacterium, encodes the following:
- a CDS encoding outer membrane beta-barrel protein, whose protein sequence is MKKISKICCVLSLAISCISISQHSEAKDGSVVTASLNGWYAGFGAGYQHLKSNGSAKFRLTGAGNFSSANNELKENGFLAEIHGGYSETQEDSLYYGGKLLLNISTAQASNKVEFTNAEFENKFKQDVNGSVLAQFGFLADSDTAIYGTLGVSYSYFTYKHVETGSTDSKWKVGFPFGLGVRTSIEKDVSLSVEGIYTIYSSFSTGDLDGSDVDYIAKASPRTFALTIGVITPASKQFTLSSVRDL